A part of Desulfomicrobium baculatum DSM 4028 genomic DNA contains:
- a CDS encoding histidinol phosphate phosphatase domain-containing protein, translated as MIDLHTHSSFSDGELIPAELARRAKVAGYRAIAITDHADASNMDFALPRVAAMAKEYSIYMDIVIVAGVELTHVPSALMEQEVRRARALGAGIVVAHGETIVEPVEAGTNLAAIMAGVDVLAHPGLITEEEVRLAAEKGVRLEITTRAGHGYTNGHVLALARAHGAKLVVNNDAHSSRDLTCAELRRKIALGCGMTPEEYRQADAEAWALVSRSLCL; from the coding sequence GTGATCGATCTGCATACCCATTCGAGCTTTAGCGACGGGGAACTGATCCCGGCTGAATTGGCGCGTCGGGCCAAGGTGGCCGGGTACCGGGCCATAGCCATCACCGACCACGCCGACGCCTCCAATATGGATTTTGCGTTGCCGCGCGTGGCCGCCATGGCGAAGGAGTATTCCATCTACATGGATATCGTCATTGTGGCGGGGGTCGAGCTGACGCACGTGCCGTCCGCCCTCATGGAGCAGGAGGTGCGCCGCGCCCGCGCTCTGGGCGCGGGAATTGTCGTGGCCCATGGAGAGACCATTGTCGAACCGGTGGAGGCAGGTACGAACCTTGCGGCCATCATGGCCGGCGTGGACGTGCTGGCCCATCCCGGGCTGATCACGGAAGAAGAGGTTCGGCTGGCGGCTGAAAAGGGCGTGCGGCTTGAAATCACGACCCGGGCCGGACACGGATACACCAATGGGCACGTCCTGGCCCTGGCCCGTGCGCATGGCGCCAAACTGGTTGTCAATAACGATGCCCATTCTTCGCGGGATCTGACCTGCGCGGAGCTGCGCCGCAAGATCGCGCTCGGGTGCGGCATGACCCCCGAAGAATATCGGCAGGCGGACGCAGAGGCCTGGGCTCTTGTGTCCCGGAGCCTTTGCCTGTAG
- the cutA gene encoding divalent-cation tolerance protein CutA, which yields MGQILVYMTFPDQKTATRIGRALLEKRLVACVNILPQVQSMYWWEDEIQHETEVIVLAKTAQTLFEPLKTCVLGLHPYEVPCIVALALGHGHEPFLQWVDKQTRDRLEKCPQNELTGLKKRS from the coding sequence ATGGGACAGATTCTGGTCTACATGACGTTTCCGGATCAAAAGACCGCCACGCGGATAGGGCGGGCCTTGCTCGAAAAGCGCCTGGTCGCCTGCGTCAACATCCTGCCGCAGGTCCAGTCCATGTATTGGTGGGAAGACGAGATCCAGCACGAGACCGAGGTGATCGTGCTGGCCAAGACGGCCCAGACCCTGTTCGAGCCGCTCAAAACTTGCGTTCTCGGCCTGCATCCTTATGAAGTACCTTGTATAGTGGCATTGGCGCTGGGCCATGGCCACGAGCCTTTTTTGCAGTGGGTTGACAAACAGACCCGTGACCGTTTGGAGAAATGCCCCCAAAATGAGTTGACTGGGTTAAAAAAACGTTCATAG
- the miaB gene encoding tRNA (N6-isopentenyl adenosine(37)-C2)-methylthiotransferase MiaB yields MRFHILTFGCQMNVADADWLTQSLVSRGWTEAGESDAQVFVVTTCSVREKPEQKVYSLLGRLKSYADRSPDVFVAVGGCVAQQIGEEFWNRFPFVRLVFGTDGTAMVPQALERLANDPALRISLLDFLDHYPEREQPEGGTVQAQAFVNIMQGCDNFCAYCIVPFTRGRQKSRSSDAVVAECEALVRRGARELTLLGQNVNSYGQDKHGDGTSFASLLERISAIPGLMRLKFTTSHPKDIAPEVVTAFGKLPNLCPQLHLPVQSGSDAVLKAMGRKYTRARYLDTIRELRRVCPQITLTTDIIVGFPGETLQDFEDTLELMREVRYESSFSFKYSDRPGVRAEKMDFKVPEEEKSRRLAVLQEMQDRITVEELAAQVGSMAEVLVEGPSKMQDSEYIFWRGRDGGGRIVNFSSPIPCLTGRMVRVRIVDAKKHSLVGEIRGEPW; encoded by the coding sequence GTGAGGTTTCATATACTGACTTTTGGATGCCAGATGAATGTGGCGGACGCCGACTGGTTGACCCAATCTTTGGTCTCCAGAGGCTGGACCGAGGCGGGCGAATCCGACGCCCAGGTTTTCGTGGTCACGACGTGCAGCGTGCGGGAAAAGCCCGAACAGAAAGTGTATTCCCTGCTCGGCCGGCTGAAGAGCTACGCCGACCGGAGTCCGGATGTTTTCGTGGCCGTGGGCGGCTGCGTGGCTCAGCAGATCGGCGAGGAATTCTGGAACCGTTTTCCTTTCGTTCGCCTGGTTTTCGGCACCGACGGAACGGCCATGGTGCCCCAGGCTCTGGAGCGGCTGGCCAACGACCCTGCGCTACGGATAAGCCTGCTTGATTTTCTGGACCATTATCCCGAACGCGAACAGCCCGAAGGCGGTACTGTCCAGGCTCAGGCCTTTGTGAACATCATGCAGGGGTGCGATAATTTTTGCGCCTACTGCATCGTGCCTTTCACCAGGGGACGGCAGAAATCGCGCAGCTCGGACGCCGTGGTGGCCGAATGCGAGGCCCTGGTGCGTCGTGGCGCGCGCGAACTGACCCTTTTGGGGCAGAACGTGAACAGCTACGGCCAGGACAAGCATGGCGACGGAACATCCTTTGCGTCGCTCCTGGAGCGGATATCCGCCATTCCCGGCCTCATGCGCCTCAAATTCACGACATCGCATCCCAAGGACATCGCCCCGGAGGTTGTGACCGCATTCGGCAAACTGCCCAATCTTTGCCCGCAGCTGCATCTGCCCGTGCAGTCCGGGTCCGACGCAGTCCTGAAGGCCATGGGGCGCAAATACACACGGGCGCGTTACCTGGACACGATCCGCGAGCTGCGCCGGGTTTGCCCGCAAATTACCCTGACCACGGACATCATTGTCGGTTTTCCGGGCGAGACTCTTCAGGATTTTGAAGATACTCTGGAACTTATGCGTGAAGTGCGGTACGAATCCAGCTTCTCCTTCAAGTATTCGGACCGGCCGGGGGTGCGCGCCGAAAAGATGGATTTCAAGGTGCCCGAAGAAGAGAAGTCGCGGCGTCTCGCGGTGCTGCAGGAGATGCAGGACCGAATCACCGTCGAGGAGTTGGCCGCGCAGGTGGGGTCGATGGCCGAAGTGCTGGTCGAAGGGCCGAGCAAGATGCAGGACAGTGAGTATATTTTTTGGAGAGGCCGTGACGGGGGCGGACGGATTGTCAATTTCTCATCGCCCATACCTTGCCTGACTGGCAGAATGGTTCGCGTGCGCATCGTGGACGCGAAGAAACACTCCCTCGTGGGAGAGATTCGAGGTGAACCGTGGTAG
- a CDS encoding MotA/TolQ/ExbB proton channel family protein — protein sequence MEAVAQTGVVEQMNVTQPIDSIQSLGAATQLGGMSQMGFWDMISNATVVVQGVMTLLAIMSLISWSIIFFKIIQINVGRRKALRERALFQNATNLADGVQTLREQGNSALYPIAKRGLQEFRRLEQSVIHPNLKFRVAGDNLRRVLEQGVSEGLGEMSRSLSFLATCANAAPFIGLFGTVWGIMNSFHAIGQMKTAALAAVAPGISEALVATAIGLAVAIPATIAYNTFLGMITTVHTEMECFASEFLNRAQLELPWMNKRSE from the coding sequence ATGGAAGCAGTAGCTCAAACGGGCGTTGTTGAGCAGATGAATGTTACGCAGCCGATCGATTCCATTCAATCTCTTGGCGCCGCCACGCAGCTCGGCGGTATGTCGCAGATGGGATTCTGGGACATGATTTCTAACGCGACCGTGGTTGTGCAGGGTGTCATGACCCTCTTGGCCATCATGTCGCTTATCAGCTGGTCGATCATTTTTTTCAAGATAATCCAGATCAATGTCGGGCGGCGTAAAGCCCTCCGCGAACGGGCGCTGTTCCAGAACGCCACGAATCTGGCCGACGGAGTGCAGACCTTGCGCGAGCAGGGCAACTCGGCCCTGTACCCCATAGCCAAGCGGGGCTTGCAGGAGTTTCGCCGCCTGGAGCAATCCGTCATTCATCCCAACCTGAAGTTCCGCGTCGCCGGCGACAACCTGCGCCGGGTGCTCGAACAAGGGGTGAGCGAAGGGCTTGGAGAAATGTCCAGGTCTTTGTCCTTTTTGGCGACATGTGCCAATGCGGCCCCGTTTATCGGTCTTTTCGGTACTGTCTGGGGCATCATGAACTCGTTTCATGCCATCGGACAGATGAAAACGGCGGCTCTGGCCGCAGTCGCGCCCGGTATTTCCGAGGCCCTTGTAGCCACTGCCATCGGTCTGGCCGTGGCCATTCCGGCGACCATCGCTTACAATACCTTTCTGGGCATGATCACCACCGTGCATACGGAGATGGAGTGCTTCGCCAGCGAATTTTTGAATCGCGCCCAGCTTGAACTCCCATGGATGAACAAGCGGAGTGAATAA
- a CDS encoding cell envelope integrity protein TolA — protein sequence MFNSLRHLSWVFSIVLHLVVLLGGAYVSTDTHIKLNLNKRMYEVDLVGPPNKGKPGAKSARKKAPEVAEAPQKPEAKDAKTVKAPDEPKKPEKKAAPSETAKAIPSDTVNATKVAEAKPEEPKKPEPKKEEPKKEEPKKEEPKKTAKEEPKSEPKAEKKPTKEEILAQALGEATKVAKSSTKSGADGAAKGTATSGSKDALADALADLGREVSGRGTRGDGTAEDGDGEGVSSGSLDQYYATQVIRAIRQNWRFPRLSNVVLATTVELKVNKAGDILSSRMLNGSGRSDFDASVMRAIEDTKKLPPLPETLDATLAITFYNTEN from the coding sequence GTGTTTAATTCGCTACGTCATTTGAGTTGGGTTTTCTCCATTGTGCTGCATTTGGTCGTGCTGCTCGGCGGAGCCTATGTGTCCACGGACACCCATATTAAACTTAATCTGAACAAAAGAATGTACGAGGTCGACCTGGTCGGCCCTCCGAATAAAGGCAAGCCGGGGGCCAAGAGCGCGCGCAAAAAGGCCCCCGAAGTCGCCGAGGCTCCTCAAAAACCCGAAGCCAAGGATGCCAAGACCGTAAAGGCTCCGGATGAGCCCAAAAAGCCGGAGAAGAAAGCTGCCCCAAGCGAGACAGCCAAGGCGATTCCTTCAGACACGGTGAACGCCACCAAGGTGGCCGAGGCCAAGCCCGAGGAGCCGAAGAAGCCGGAGCCGAAGAAGGAAGAGCCCAAAAAGGAAGAGCCGAAGAAGGAAGAACCCAAGAAGACCGCCAAGGAAGAACCGAAAAGCGAGCCGAAAGCCGAGAAGAAGCCGACCAAGGAAGAAATCCTGGCGCAGGCTCTGGGCGAGGCGACCAAGGTCGCCAAGTCTTCTACCAAGAGCGGGGCGGACGGAGCGGCGAAAGGCACTGCCACGAGCGGCTCCAAGGATGCCTTGGCCGATGCTCTGGCAGATCTTGGGCGCGAAGTCTCGGGGCGCGGCACGCGCGGGGACGGGACCGCCGAGGATGGCGATGGCGAAGGAGTGTCTTCGGGCAGTCTGGATCAATACTATGCCACGCAGGTCATTCGGGCCATTCGCCAGAATTGGAGATTTCCGCGTCTGTCGAACGTTGTGCTGGCCACGACCGTTGAGCTCAAGGTGAACAAGGCCGGTGATATTCTGAGCTCGCGTATGCTGAACGGGTCCGGGCGGTCCGATTTTGACGCGTCGGTCATGCGCGCTATCGAGGATACCAAGAAATTGCCTCCTTTGCCTGAAACATTGGACGCGACTCTGGCCATAACATTTTATAATACGGAAAATTGA
- a CDS encoding bifunctional nuclease family protein translates to MVDMMVFGLALDEDSQMPILILKDTSEDIIFPIWIGAMEAMSISMALNKVAVPRPMTHDLILTILEKMETRLVAVEIISIHEGTYYAELVLQGETGERRVDCRPSDSIALALRAQVPIRVSEEVIALNKTLQKGVFQEVVTGEDSDKWTDILSKYSLDDLKYKM, encoded by the coding sequence GTGGTAGACATGATGGTTTTCGGATTGGCACTGGACGAGGATTCGCAGATGCCCATCCTTATTTTAAAGGACACATCGGAAGATATCATTTTTCCCATCTGGATCGGCGCCATGGAGGCCATGTCCATTTCCATGGCCCTGAACAAGGTCGCCGTACCCAGACCCATGACTCACGACTTGATTTTGACCATACTGGAGAAGATGGAAACCCGGCTGGTCGCGGTGGAGATCATCTCCATCCACGAAGGCACCTATTATGCCGAACTTGTGTTGCAAGGCGAGACCGGCGAGCGCCGCGTCGATTGCCGTCCTTCGGATTCCATCGCCCTGGCCCTCAGAGCCCAGGTGCCCATCCGTGTTTCGGAGGAAGTCATCGCTTTGAACAAGACGTTGCAGAAAGGCGTTTTTCAGGAGGTTGTCACGGGCGAGGACAGCGACAAGTGGACGGACATCCTCTCCAAGTACAGCCTGGACGATCTCAAGTACAAGATGTGA
- a CDS encoding ExbD/TolR family protein, with protein sequence MQVNSGKGFLAEINVTPFVDVMLVLLIIFMVTAPMLTQGVEVDLPETKAVETLPEDSDTVVLHVLKDGTIKLDKYEVKVDELGNYLKRMEFEKGKLLYLQADKDVAYGVVVKVMAEVRAAGVQKLGVVAEPEEENP encoded by the coding sequence ATGCAGGTAAATTCAGGAAAAGGCTTTCTGGCGGAGATCAACGTCACGCCTTTTGTGGACGTCATGCTGGTGCTGCTCATCATTTTCATGGTGACTGCGCCCATGCTGACCCAGGGTGTTGAAGTCGACCTGCCTGAAACCAAGGCTGTTGAGACCCTGCCTGAGGACAGCGACACTGTGGTGTTGCACGTGCTCAAAGACGGGACCATCAAGCTCGACAAGTATGAGGTCAAGGTCGATGAACTGGGCAACTATCTCAAAAGAATGGAATTTGAGAAAGGGAAACTGCTTTATCTGCAGGCCGACAAGGATGTGGCGTACGGCGTTGTCGTCAAGGTGATGGCGGAAGTCAGGGCCGCAGGCGTGCAAAAGCTGGGAGTCGTGGCAGAACCTGAGGAAGAGAACCCCTAG
- the nth gene encoding endonuclease III, giving the protein MRVSSITARARAVRERLARRYPRPRTELSWSTPWELLVATILSAQCTDARVNMVTPKLFATWRTVEQMATADPAQIESVIRSTGFFRNKAKNLHASAVRIVTHFGGQVPRTMEEMLTLAGVARKTANVVLSNAYGVHAGIAVDTHVKRISFRLGLTRQTNPDKVEQDLLKLFPQESWGAVNHYLVLFGREVCAARKPLCDACELADLCPRTGVVSRSASPVT; this is encoded by the coding sequence ATGAGAGTTTCATCCATCACCGCACGAGCCCGGGCCGTTCGCGAGCGACTGGCCCGGCGGTATCCCAGGCCCCGGACCGAGCTTTCCTGGTCCACGCCATGGGAGCTGCTCGTGGCCACGATCCTGTCGGCCCAATGCACGGATGCGCGTGTCAACATGGTCACACCAAAGCTCTTTGCCACCTGGAGAACCGTGGAGCAGATGGCCACGGCCGATCCCGCTCAGATCGAGAGCGTAATCCGCTCCACCGGGTTTTTCCGCAACAAGGCCAAAAACCTGCACGCCTCGGCAGTGCGCATCGTGACCCACTTCGGCGGTCAGGTGCCGAGGACCATGGAAGAAATGCTGACCCTGGCCGGTGTGGCCCGCAAGACGGCCAACGTGGTCCTGTCCAACGCTTACGGCGTGCACGCGGGCATCGCCGTGGACACCCATGTCAAGCGGATCAGCTTTCGTCTCGGGTTGACCCGGCAAACCAACCCGGACAAGGTCGAACAGGATCTGCTCAAACTTTTCCCGCAGGAAAGCTGGGGAGCGGTCAACCACTACCTGGTCCTTTTTGGCCGTGAGGTCTGTGCTGCCCGCAAACCCCTCTGCGATGCCTGCGAACTCGCCGACCTTTGTCCGCGGACCGGGGTTGTTTCCCGCTCCGCTTCACCCGTAACGTAA